A DNA window from Arachis hypogaea cultivar Tifrunner chromosome 18, arahy.Tifrunner.gnm2.J5K5, whole genome shotgun sequence contains the following coding sequences:
- the LOC112773330 gene encoding protein STRICTOSIDINE SYNTHASE-LIKE 13: protein MEKRNLLIKDEPFIQHPFIVSLVLIVGFVVMDPFHLGPLGNHEFRPVKHDIAPYHQVMKNWPRDNLSRLGLYGKSEFKDQVYGPESLEFDNLGRGPYTGLADGRVVRWMGEELGWETFAVVTSNWTEKVCLRGNDSTTAKQWKHEKTCGRPLGLRFDKESGDLYIADAYYGLLVVGPNGGLATPLATHVDGEPILFANDLDIHNNGSIFFTDTSKRYNRVAHFFILLEGEATGRLLRYDPPTKTTHVVLDGLAFPNGVQFSKDQSFLLYTETTNCRLRRLWIDGPRSGRVEDVADLPGFPDNVRMNEKGQFWVAIDCCRTPAQEVLSHNPWLRNIYFRLPVRMSLLARAMGMKMYTVISLLDDNGRILEVLEDREGDVMKLVSEVKEVNGKLWIGTVAHNHIATLPYP from the exons ATGGAGAAGAGAAACCTACTCATCAAAGATGAACCCTTTATCCAACACCCTTTTATTGTTTCTCTTGTTCTGATTGTGGGATTTGTTGTGATGGACCCTTTTCATCTGGGTCCATTGGGGAATCATGAGTTCAGACCCGTGAAGCATGACATTGCACCATATCATCAAGTCATGAAAAATTGGCCTAGGGACAACTTAAGCAGGCTAGGACTTTATGGCAAATCAGAATTTAAGGACCAAGTCTATGGACCTGAGTCACTCGAATTCGACAACTTGGGTCGCGGTCCTTACACCGGTTTAGCCGATGGCCGTGTGGTTCGATGGATGGGAGAGGAACTTGGTTGGGAAACATTTGCAGTTGTCACCTCCAATTG GACGGAGAAGGTTTGCTTGAGAGGGAATGATTCAACAACTGCGAAGCAATGGAAGCATGAGAAAACGTGTGGGCGTCCACTTGGTCTAAGATTTGACAAAGAGAGTGGAGATCTATATATAGCTGATGCATATTATGGTCTTCTTGTGGTTGGACCAAATGGTGGACTTGCTACACCTTTGGCAACTCATGTTGATGGAGAGCCTATTCTCTTTGCTAAtgatcttgacattcataacaaTGGTTCCATCTTCTTCACTGACACCAGCAAAAGATACAACAGAGT TGCGCACTTCTTTATATTGTTGGAAGGAGAAGCTACTGGTAGGCTTCTGAGATATGATCCTCCAACTAAAACAACTCATGTTGTCTTGGATGGCCTTGCTTTTCCTAATGGTGTGCAATTCTCTAAAGATCAATCTTTCCTCCTCTACACCGAAACCACCAATTGCAG GCTAAGGAGGCTTTGGATAGACGGTCCAAGAAGTGGGAGAGTGGAAGACGTAGCAGACCTGCCAGGTTTCCCAGACAACGTGAGAATGAACGAAAAAGGGCAGTTTTGGGTGGCAATAGACTGTTGTCGGACACCGGCACAAGAGGTTCTCAGTCACAACCCATGGCTAAGGAACATCTACTTCCGGTTGCCGGTAAGAATGAGCTTGCTCGCCAGAGCCATGGGAATGAAGATGTACACCGTCATCTCGCTTCTCGACGACAATGGACGCATCCTCGAAGTTCTTGAGGATCGAGAAGGTGACGTCATGAAGCTCGTCAGTGAAGTCAAAGAAGTCAACGGCAAGCTCTGGATAGGAACCGTGGCCCATAACCACATCGCCACCTTACCTTACCCCTGA